A DNA window from Gasterosteus aculeatus chromosome 16, fGasAcu3.hap1.1, whole genome shotgun sequence contains the following coding sequences:
- the galnt5 gene encoding polypeptide N-acetylgalactosaminyltransferase 5, with the protein MMKARRYLRGSGRVLVFVFVASVVWLLFDMAALRLSMNDVTGQLLKERVIRDQRLVRQQSRATRAGRRGFKHPVQRMDPTATRAPKGPLASHLELAPVYRKGGQKEDKNTHSLRLPHVDPRQGGEAVLRHVTPKRDVPPKKEAVDLDVKAMEPQKSGPVKGTLPVARPVDVKDAPVVLHTSDPKSDKRGPNDPKVEAGADASPREKRRREDAHNKTLEKPVEGIDHRETPRPAIESRAGQPGVHKVLSLDLTIAPRDARAAGQFGQPALVANNEKAEVKKRWDEGHFNVFLSDRIPVDRAVPDTRPETCAQKLVHDDLPSTSVIFCFVDEVWSTLLRSVHSVLNRSPAHLLTEIILVDDFSTKDYLKEQLDTYMSQFPKVRIIHLKERQGLIRARLAGAAVAKGEVLTFLDSHIECNLGWLEPLLERVYLDRKKVPCPVIEVISDKDMSYMLVDNFQRGIFKWPLVFGWSAVPEEHIQKNNLTISDPIRCPVMAGGLFSIDKKYFYELGAYDPGLDVWGGENMEISFKIWMCGGEIEIIPCSRVGHIFRGQNPYKFPKDRQKTVERNLARVAEVWLDEYKDLFYGNGYHHLLDKKNIDIGNLTEQIELREKLKCKSFKWYLDNVYPDMKAPLVKAEGLIFNRGLRKCLTLQHGSLSFDQCDISMQSQHFNYTWMRHVRQQDLCVSPHGKGSGIALQVCDNANPAHNWFHKSSNSALAEHLMSEFVSSHMCLEAGPQGDALHLNPCESRNTFQKWQFTHYHAL; encoded by the exons ATGATGAAGGCCAGGAGATACTTGAGAGGAAGTGGACGGGTTCTCGTCTTCGTCTTCGTCGCCTCCGTCGTTTGGCTCCTGTTTGACATGGCCGCCCTGCGCCTGTCGATGAACGACGTCACCGGCCAGCTGCTGAAGGAGCGCGTGATAAGGGACCAGCGGCTCGTCAGACAGCAGTCCCGCGCGACGCGGGCGGGGAGGCGCGGGTTCAAACACCCGGTGCAGAGGATGGACCCCACCGCCACGCGCGCCCCTAAGGGGCCGCTCGCTTCGCACCTCGAGCTGGCTCCCGTGTACAGAAAGGGGGGCCagaaagaggacaaaaacaCCCACTCTCTTCGTCTTCCCCACGTAGACCCCCGACAGGGAGGAGAAGCTGTCCTGCGACATGTCACGCCAAAGCGGGACGTCCCCCCCAAGAAGGAAGCGGTGGATTTGGACGTGAAGGCGATGGAACCACAGAAGAGCGGCCCGGTTAAAGGGACGTTGCCTGTGGCGCGGCCCGTTGATGTCAAGGATGCACCAGTAGTTCTGCACACGAGTGATCCAAAGAGCGACAAAAGAGGCCCGAATGACCCCAAGGTCGAGGCCGGAGCAGACGCGAGCccgagagaaaaaaggagacgAGAGGATGCCCACAATAAAACTTTAGAGAAACCCGTTGAGGGGATCGACCATCGGGAGACCCCAAGACCCGCGATTGAGTCCCGAGCAGGACAACCAGGTGTCCACAAGGTGCTCTCCCTGGATCTGACCATCGCTCCCAGGGACGCCCGCGCGGCGGGCCAGTTCGGCCAGCCGGCCCTCGTCGCCAACAACGAAAAGGCCGAGGTGAAGAAGAGATGGGACGAGGGGCACTTCAATGTGTTCCTGAGCGACAGGATCCCGGTGGACCGCGCCGTCCCGGACACCAGGCCCGAGAC GTGTGCACAGAAACTGGTCCACGACGACTTGCCGTCCACCAGCGTGATCTTCTGCTTCGTGGACGAGGTGTGGTCGACGCTCCTGCGCTCCGTGCACAGCGTGCTCAACAGGTCTCCGGCGCACCTCCTCACGGAGATCATTCTGGTGGACGACTTCAGCACCAAAG ACTATCTGAAAGAGCAGCTGGATACGTACATGTCCCAGTTTCCCAAAGTGCGGATCATTCATCTGAAGGAGCGACAGGGCCTCATCCGGGCCCGGCTGGCTGGAGCTGCTGTGGCCAAAG GTGAGGTCCTCACCTTCCTCGACTCGCACATCGAATGCAACCTGGGCTGGCTGGAGCCGCTGCTGGAGAGAGTCTATCTGGATCGCAAGAAGGTGCCCTGTCCGGTTATTGAAGTGATCAGTGATAAGGACATGAG ttATATGCTGGTGGACAACTTCCAGAGAGGTATTTTCAAATGGCCTTTGGTTTTTGGCTGGAGTGCTGTACCAGAGGAGCACATTCAGAAGAATAACCTGACCATCTCAGACCCCATCAG GTGTCCAGTTATGGCTGGAGGCCTTTTCTCCATAgacaaaaaatatttctatGAGCTTGGTGCTTACGATCCAGGACTGGATGTGTGGGGTGGTGAGAACATGGAGATTTCGTTCAAG ATCTGGATGTGCGGCGGGGAGATCGAGATCATCCCCTGCTCTCGAGTGGGACACATCTTCCGTGGACAGAATCCTTACAAGTTCCCCAAAGACCGGCAGAAGACCGTGGAGCGGAACCTGGCGAGGGTGGCGGAGGTCTGGCTGGACGAGTACAAGGACCTCTTCTACGGCAACGGCTACCACCACCTGCTGGACAAGAAGAACATCGACATCGGCAACCTCACCGAGCAGATCGAGCTGAGGGAGAAGCTCAAATGCAAGAGCTTCAAGTGGTACCTGGATAATGTGTATCCGGATATGAAGGCTCCCCTAGTCAAAGCGGAGGGCCTG ATCTTTAACCGCGGCTTGAGGAAATGCCTCACTCTGCAGCACGGCTCTCTGTCGTTTGACCAATGTGACATCAGCATGCAG AGTCAGCACTTTAATTACACCTGGATGAGACACGTTCGCCAGCAAGATCTATGCGTCTCCCCCCACGGCAAGGGCAGCGGCATCGCTTTACAAGTATGTGACAACGCCAATCCTGCACACAACTGGTTCCACAAATCATCCAACTCCGCTCTG gCGGAGCACCTCATGTCAGAGTTTGTGTCCAGCCACATGTGCCTGGAGGCGGGGCCTCAGGGGGACGCCCTGCACCTGAATCCATGTGAAAGCAGAAACACCTTTCAAAAGTGGCAGTTCACACACTACCACGCTCTGTGA